The Burkholderia pyrrocinia genome includes a region encoding these proteins:
- the phnS gene encoding 2-aminoethylphosphonate ABC transporter substrate-binding protein, whose amino-acid sequence MTLQNSSRAAAGAFRKLALAACAAGLLQGAAMPAHAANAVVLYTADGLENLYRDVLPAFEKKEGVKVNIVTAGSGEVVNRANIEKNSPKADVIVTLPPFIQQAGQMGLLQPYQSVNYKNVPAIAKAEDGTWATFVNNYFSFAINPDVVKNQPKTFADLLSPSYAGKVAYSNPATAGDGMAVLILTTTLMGEDKAFDYLAKLSQSVKFHTKGTGYLNVLLSRNEISVANGDLQMDLDDAEHGALSVKPIFLAAKAGDQPTTFQLPYGIGLIKSGPNQDVGKKLIDYLMSTEVQSKVPDMYGIPGRTDVPLAGKNGEAVKKAIAGVKLIPVDWNQVMAKKPVWIERWKKDVIGSSGKQLDVVKPK is encoded by the coding sequence ATGACACTGCAGAATTCCTCGCGCGCCGCTGCCGGCGCGTTCCGCAAGCTCGCGCTGGCCGCCTGCGCCGCCGGTCTGCTGCAAGGCGCCGCGATGCCGGCGCACGCGGCAAACGCGGTCGTGCTGTATACGGCGGACGGTCTCGAGAACCTCTATCGCGATGTGCTGCCGGCCTTCGAGAAGAAGGAAGGCGTCAAGGTCAACATCGTGACGGCGGGCAGCGGCGAGGTCGTCAACCGCGCGAACATCGAGAAGAATTCCCCGAAGGCCGACGTGATCGTCACGCTGCCGCCGTTCATCCAGCAGGCCGGCCAGATGGGCCTGCTGCAGCCGTACCAGAGCGTGAACTACAAGAACGTGCCGGCGATCGCGAAGGCCGAGGACGGCACGTGGGCGACGTTCGTGAACAACTACTTCTCGTTCGCGATCAACCCGGACGTCGTGAAGAACCAGCCGAAGACGTTCGCCGACCTGCTGTCGCCGAGCTACGCCGGCAAGGTCGCGTACTCGAACCCGGCGACCGCCGGCGACGGGATGGCCGTGCTGATCCTGACGACCACGCTGATGGGCGAGGACAAGGCGTTCGACTACCTCGCGAAGCTGTCGCAGAGTGTGAAGTTCCACACGAAGGGCACGGGCTACCTGAACGTGCTGCTGTCGCGTAACGAGATCAGCGTCGCGAACGGCGACCTGCAGATGGATCTCGACGACGCCGAGCACGGCGCGCTGTCCGTCAAGCCGATCTTCCTCGCAGCGAAGGCAGGCGACCAGCCGACCACGTTCCAGCTCCCGTACGGCATCGGCCTGATCAAGAGCGGCCCGAACCAGGACGTCGGCAAGAAGCTGATCGACTATCTGATGTCGACGGAAGTGCAGTCGAAGGTTCCGGACATGTACGGCATCCCGGGCCGCACGGACGTGCCGCTGGCCGGCAAGAACGGCGAGGCGGTCAAGAAGGCGATCGCGGGCGTGAAGCTGATCCCGGTCGACTGGAACCAGGTGATGGCGAAGAAGCCGGTGTGGATCGAGCGCTGGAAGAAGGACGTGATCGGCAGCTCGGGCAAGCAGCTCGACGTCGTCAAGCCGAAGTGA
- the phnT gene encoding 2-aminoethylphosphonate ABC transport system ATP-binding subunit PhnT, with amino-acid sequence MNPVETTLTHPGAFGAAEPHATLRSGAPGGVQIEHLGVRYGARTVLEDLSLSIGAGEFLTVLGKSGCGKTTLLRFIAGFVKADGLTGTLTVAGRDLTYAPPHKRNLGLLFQNYALFPHLSVFENVAFGLRARGMASSEVTRRVADALKLVQLGDAGHHLPAQLSGGMQQRVALARALVIEPDVLLLDEPLSALDANLRASVRSELKALHERLPNLTVVCVTHDRDDALVLSDRALLMRDGRIAQLGTPQQLYDAPQDGYVARYLGPANLLPPHVIFPLGDPRHEVRGKVACVRPERLTVMPPAAGGLHGTVSSVEWQGADLSIAVVIDAAPEEPVRVTMQRGRGAAPERGARVSLHCEADDVILIEP; translated from the coding sequence ATGAACCCGGTGGAAACCACCCTGACCCATCCCGGCGCATTCGGCGCCGCCGAACCGCACGCGACGCTGCGGTCCGGCGCGCCGGGCGGCGTGCAGATCGAGCACCTGGGCGTGCGCTACGGCGCACGCACGGTGCTGGAAGATCTGTCGCTGTCGATCGGCGCCGGTGAATTTCTGACCGTGCTCGGCAAGAGCGGCTGCGGCAAGACCACGCTGCTGCGCTTCATCGCCGGGTTCGTGAAGGCCGACGGCCTGACCGGCACGCTGACCGTTGCCGGACGTGACCTGACCTATGCGCCGCCGCACAAGCGCAATCTCGGTCTGCTGTTCCAGAATTACGCGCTGTTCCCGCACCTGTCGGTGTTCGAGAACGTCGCATTCGGGCTGCGCGCGCGCGGCATGGCGTCGTCGGAAGTGACGCGACGCGTCGCCGACGCGTTGAAGCTCGTGCAACTCGGCGATGCGGGCCACCACCTGCCCGCGCAACTGTCGGGCGGGATGCAGCAGCGCGTCGCGCTGGCCCGCGCGCTCGTGATCGAGCCGGACGTGCTGTTGCTCGACGAGCCGCTGTCGGCGCTCGACGCCAACCTGCGCGCGTCGGTGCGCAGCGAACTGAAGGCGCTGCACGAGCGCCTGCCGAACCTGACCGTCGTCTGCGTGACGCACGACCGCGACGACGCGCTCGTGCTGTCCGACCGCGCGCTGCTGATGCGCGACGGCCGCATCGCGCAACTCGGCACGCCGCAGCAGTTGTACGACGCGCCGCAGGACGGCTACGTCGCCCGCTATCTCGGCCCGGCGAACCTGCTGCCGCCGCATGTGATCTTCCCGCTCGGCGATCCGCGCCACGAAGTGCGCGGCAAGGTCGCGTGCGTGCGCCCCGAGCGCCTGACCGTGATGCCGCCCGCTGCGGGCGGCCTGCACGGCACGGTGTCGTCCGTCGAATGGCAGGGCGCGGACCTGTCGATCGCGGTCGTGATCGACGCGGCGCCTGAAGAACCCGTGCGCGTCACGATGCAACGCGGCCGCGGCGCGGCCCCCGAGCGCGGTGCGCGCGTTTCCCTGCATTGCGAGGCAGACGATGTCATCCTTATCGAGCCCTGA
- the phnU gene encoding 2-aminoethylphosphonate ABC transporter permease subunit: protein MSSLSSPDAGLPPHVLASAAAHAAVARRRKRMGDLHLAALAIVVLGPLVVYPLVRLVLLSVSGDHGLSFAAYRTFFGNPDTRNVLLTTLGVLFTSAGTASVLGVLLAALLFFKPFPGASLVTRFLELYVAFPSFLVAFTLIFLYGSQGSISIALQHLFHLENPPLDFLFGIGGVILAQTVFYTPFVVRPTLASFATLDLRLIEAARSLGAPGWMLARRVVLPIAWPGIAAGTVLCFLLTLNEFGILLVLGSARLVTLPVAIYSSATVDLDLPTASAGAVVMLALSLALYAVYRRVNRRATGGNDVR from the coding sequence ATGTCATCCTTATCGAGCCCTGACGCCGGCCTGCCGCCGCACGTGCTCGCGTCGGCCGCCGCGCATGCCGCCGTCGCGCGGCGCCGCAAGCGCATGGGCGACCTGCACCTGGCCGCACTCGCGATCGTCGTGCTGGGCCCGCTCGTCGTCTATCCGCTGGTGCGGCTTGTGCTGCTGAGCGTGTCGGGCGATCACGGGCTGAGTTTTGCCGCGTACCGGACGTTCTTCGGCAACCCCGACACGCGCAACGTGCTGCTGACGACGCTCGGCGTGCTGTTCACCAGCGCCGGCACCGCGTCGGTGCTCGGCGTGCTGCTGGCCGCGCTGCTGTTCTTCAAGCCGTTTCCGGGCGCGTCGCTCGTCACGCGCTTCCTGGAACTGTACGTCGCGTTTCCGTCGTTCCTCGTCGCGTTCACGCTGATCTTCCTGTACGGCTCGCAAGGCTCGATCAGCATCGCGCTGCAGCACCTGTTCCATCTCGAGAATCCGCCGCTCGATTTCCTGTTCGGCATCGGCGGCGTGATTCTCGCGCAGACCGTGTTCTATACGCCGTTCGTCGTGCGGCCGACGCTCGCGTCGTTCGCGACGCTCGACCTGCGGCTGATCGAAGCCGCGCGCAGCCTCGGCGCGCCCGGCTGGATGCTCGCGCGCCGCGTCGTGCTGCCGATCGCGTGGCCGGGCATCGCCGCCGGCACCGTGCTGTGTTTCCTGTTGACGCTGAACGAGTTCGGGATCCTGCTGGTGCTCGGCAGCGCGCGGCTCGTGACGCTGCCGGTCGCGATCTACAGCAGCGCGACCGTCGATCTCGACTTGCCGACCGCGTCGGCCGGCGCGGTCGTGATGCTTGCGCTGTCGCTGGCGCTGTATGCGGTTTATCGCCGGGTGAACCGGCGTGCGACGGGAGGGAACGATGTCCGCTGA
- the phnV gene encoding 2-aminoethylphosphonate ABC transport system, membrane component PhnV, with amino-acid sequence MSAEFRIGQAVPRHQIGWSDALLKHASRAALALAAFACFWLFVLPVVVVALSSVATQWSGTILPAGYSLRWFERLGSPEYDALLTSLEIGFGVSAIGTILGLWLALALEGRDRRGLGAVVDALVMVPNGVPSVVLGLAVLIAYHQKPVDLSSSAAIVVLVQLALILPFCYRCAAAALRPELTVLREAAASLGAPPAMVLRRVLLPQLVPALRASLALGFALSLGELGATLTVYPPGFATVPIVVIGQVERGYYLPASALSLLMLGASLAALLLIAARVPRGKRAAS; translated from the coding sequence ATGTCCGCTGAATTCCGTATCGGGCAGGCCGTGCCGCGCCACCAGATCGGCTGGAGCGACGCGCTGCTCAAGCATGCGTCGCGCGCGGCGCTCGCGCTGGCCGCATTCGCATGCTTCTGGCTGTTCGTGCTGCCCGTCGTCGTCGTCGCGCTGTCAAGCGTGGCGACGCAGTGGTCGGGCACGATTTTGCCGGCCGGCTACAGCCTGCGCTGGTTCGAGCGGCTCGGGTCGCCCGAATACGACGCGCTGCTGACGAGCCTCGAGATCGGCTTCGGCGTGTCGGCGATCGGCACGATCCTCGGGCTGTGGCTCGCGCTCGCGCTCGAAGGGCGCGACCGGCGCGGCCTCGGCGCGGTCGTCGATGCGCTCGTGATGGTGCCGAACGGCGTGCCGAGCGTCGTGCTCGGGCTCGCGGTGCTGATCGCGTATCACCAGAAGCCGGTCGACCTGTCGAGCTCGGCGGCGATCGTCGTGCTCGTGCAGCTCGCGCTGATTTTGCCGTTCTGCTATCGCTGCGCGGCTGCCGCGCTGCGTCCGGAGCTGACCGTGCTGCGCGAAGCCGCGGCAAGCCTCGGCGCGCCGCCCGCGATGGTGCTGCGCCGCGTGCTGCTGCCGCAGCTCGTGCCGGCGCTGCGCGCGAGCCTCGCACTCGGCTTCGCGCTGTCGCTCGGCGAGCTCGGCGCGACGCTGACGGTTTATCCGCCCGGCTTCGCGACCGTGCCGATCGTCGTGATCGGCCAGGTGGAGCGCGGCTACTACCTCCCGGCCTCGGCGCTGTCGCTGCTGATGCTCGGCGCGTCGCTCGCGGCGCTGCTGCTGATCGCCGCGCGCGTGCCGCGCGGCAAGCGGGCGGCATCATGA
- the phnA gene encoding phosphonoacetate hydrolase, which translates to MNAAFALRLPGEHPVPGKASTDLAGRSVDVNGRRYRLPVEPTVVVCVDGCEYDYLERAVEAGVAPFIGRMIAEGTAWRADCVVPTFTNPNNLSIVCGVPPSVHGICGNYFWDATADGGRGAEVMMNDPAYLRAGTLLAAASDAGARVAVVTAKDKLRRLLGWQLNGICFSAEKAAQANLAENGIVDVLDWVGLPSPDVYSAALSEFVFAAGVRLAQTRQVDLMYLSTTDYVQHKCEPGSAGANAFYAMMDGYLAQLDALGWAIGLTADHGMNAKHDPATGRPNVIYLQDAFDGWYGAQAARVILPITDPYVVHHGALGSFATIYLAPGVDRTEAMWRVGGLDGVELVLDNAEAAARFELPADRIGDLVVIGRRDMTLGTREREHDLSGLTVPLRSHGGVSEQEVPLLFNRRIERDDPARRPRNFDVFDFVLNRIAT; encoded by the coding sequence ATGAACGCCGCGTTCGCATTGCGGCTGCCCGGCGAGCACCCCGTGCCGGGCAAGGCCTCGACGGATCTCGCGGGACGCTCCGTCGACGTCAACGGCCGGCGCTACCGGCTGCCGGTCGAGCCGACCGTCGTCGTCTGCGTCGACGGCTGCGAGTACGACTATCTCGAACGGGCGGTGGAAGCGGGCGTCGCGCCGTTCATCGGCCGGATGATCGCGGAAGGCACGGCCTGGCGCGCCGATTGCGTCGTGCCGACCTTCACCAACCCGAACAACCTGTCGATCGTCTGCGGCGTGCCGCCGTCGGTCCACGGGATCTGCGGCAACTACTTCTGGGACGCCACCGCCGACGGCGGGCGCGGCGCCGAAGTCATGATGAACGACCCGGCCTATCTGCGCGCCGGCACGCTGCTCGCGGCGGCGTCCGACGCCGGCGCGCGGGTGGCCGTCGTGACGGCGAAGGACAAGCTGCGCCGGCTGCTCGGCTGGCAACTGAACGGCATCTGCTTTTCCGCCGAGAAGGCTGCGCAGGCGAATCTCGCGGAAAACGGGATCGTCGACGTGCTCGACTGGGTCGGCCTGCCGTCGCCGGATGTTTACAGCGCGGCATTGTCCGAATTCGTGTTCGCGGCCGGCGTGCGGCTCGCGCAGACACGGCAGGTCGACCTGATGTACCTGTCGACCACCGACTACGTGCAGCACAAGTGCGAGCCCGGCAGTGCCGGCGCGAACGCGTTCTACGCGATGATGGACGGTTACCTCGCGCAGCTCGACGCGCTCGGCTGGGCGATCGGGCTCACGGCCGATCACGGGATGAACGCGAAGCACGATCCCGCGACCGGCCGGCCGAACGTGATCTATCTGCAGGATGCGTTCGACGGCTGGTACGGCGCGCAGGCTGCGCGCGTGATCCTGCCGATTACCGATCCGTACGTCGTGCACCACGGCGCGCTCGGCTCGTTTGCGACGATCTATCTGGCGCCGGGCGTCGACCGCACCGAGGCGATGTGGCGCGTGGGCGGGCTCGACGGCGTCGAGCTCGTGCTCGATAACGCGGAAGCCGCCGCGCGCTTCGAACTGCCGGCCGACCGGATCGGCGATCTCGTCGTGATCGGCCGTCGTGACATGACGCTCGGCACGCGCGAGCGCGAACACGATCTGTCCGGCCTCACGGTGCCGCTGCGTTCGCATGGCGGCGTGTCGGAACAGGAAGTACCGCTGCTGTTCAATCGCCGTATCGAGCGGGACGATCCCGCACGTCGCCCGCGGAACTTCGACGTGTTCGATTTCGTGCTGAACCGGATCGCGACATGA
- the phnY gene encoding phosphonoacetaldehyde dehydrogenase translates to MMAHPRQDHPAFRAEALRWCGTRAVRERTLDVTDPYSGMRVGTAPLASVDDVRAAFDYAMAYRPTLTRYERSQILERAAALLRERTEEASDLITLESGLSKQDSRYEIGRVADVLKFAAIEALRDDAQSFSCDLTPHGKARRVFSQRQPLDGVIVAITPFNHPMNQVAHKIAPAIATNNRVIVKPSEKVPLSAFYLADLLVEAGLPEPMLQVLTGDPREIADELVTHPHASLITFTGGVAIGKAIAARAGYRRIVLELGGNDPLIVLEDADLERAASLAVLGSYRNSGQRCTAVKRLLVQRSIAPAFTELLVEKTRAWKYGDPFDPANEMGTVIDEAAARLFEARVGEAVAQGARLLTGNVRRGALYAPTVLDNVDPSMTIVREETFGPVSPVIAFDTIDDAIRISNGTAFGLSSGVCTDSAAAVVRFVNELNVGTVNVWEVPGYRIELSPFGGIKDSGLGYKEGVQEAMKSFTNLKTFSLPWE, encoded by the coding sequence ATGATGGCTCATCCCCGACAGGATCACCCGGCGTTTCGCGCGGAGGCGTTGCGCTGGTGCGGCACGCGCGCGGTGCGCGAGCGCACCCTCGACGTCACGGACCCGTACTCGGGCATGCGCGTCGGCACCGCGCCGCTTGCCAGCGTCGACGACGTGCGCGCGGCATTCGATTACGCGATGGCGTACCGGCCGACGCTCACGCGCTACGAGCGCTCGCAGATCCTCGAACGTGCGGCCGCGCTGCTGCGCGAGCGCACCGAGGAAGCGTCCGACCTGATCACGCTCGAGTCGGGGCTGTCGAAACAGGATTCGCGCTACGAGATCGGCCGCGTTGCCGACGTGCTGAAGTTCGCGGCAATCGAGGCGCTGCGGGACGACGCGCAAAGTTTCTCGTGCGACCTGACGCCCCACGGCAAGGCGCGGCGCGTGTTCTCGCAGCGGCAGCCGCTCGACGGTGTGATCGTTGCGATCACGCCGTTCAATCATCCGATGAACCAGGTTGCGCACAAGATCGCGCCGGCGATCGCGACCAACAACCGCGTGATCGTGAAGCCGTCTGAGAAGGTGCCGCTGTCGGCGTTCTATCTGGCCGATCTGCTGGTCGAGGCCGGGCTGCCTGAGCCGATGCTGCAGGTGCTGACCGGCGATCCGCGCGAGATCGCTGACGAGCTCGTCACGCATCCGCATGCGTCGCTGATTACGTTTACGGGCGGCGTGGCGATCGGCAAGGCGATTGCCGCGCGGGCCGGCTACCGCCGCATCGTGCTGGAACTGGGCGGCAACGATCCGCTGATCGTCCTCGAAGACGCCGATCTCGAACGCGCGGCGTCGCTGGCGGTGCTCGGCTCGTATCGGAATTCGGGCCAGCGGTGCACGGCCGTCAAGCGGCTGCTGGTGCAGCGCTCGATCGCGCCCGCCTTCACCGAGTTGCTCGTCGAGAAGACGCGCGCATGGAAGTACGGCGATCCGTTCGATCCCGCGAACGAAATGGGCACGGTGATCGACGAGGCGGCGGCGCGGCTGTTCGAGGCGCGGGTCGGAGAGGCGGTCGCGCAGGGCGCACGCCTGCTGACCGGCAACGTGCGACGCGGCGCGCTTTATGCGCCGACCGTGCTCGACAACGTCGATCCGTCGATGACGATCGTGCGCGAGGAGACGTTTGGTCCCGTGTCGCCTGTCATTGCGTTCGACACGATCGACGACGCGATCCGGATCAGCAACGGGACGGCGTTCGGGCTGTCGTCGGGTGTCTGTACGGACAGTGCGGCGGCGGTCGTGCGGTTCGTGAACGAGCTGAACGTCGGCACCGTGAATGTGTGGGAGGTGCCCGGTTACCGGATCGAGCTGTCGCCGTTCGGCGGGATCAAGGATTCGGGGCTCGGTTACAAGGAAGGCGTTCAGGAGGCGATGAAGAGCTTTACGAACCTGAAGACGTTTTCGCTGCCTTGGGAGTGA
- a CDS encoding phosphonate degradation HD-domain oxygenase — MALTVEQIHGLYREHGHVAYSGEPVTQLEHALQSGLLAEAAGAGEALVAAAFLHDLGHLLNRQGETPSARGIDDLHQYYVLPFLRPLFSDAVLEPIRLHVDAKRCLCRTDAGYFESLSPDSVRSLALQGGIFSEEETAAFLQRPFAEDALRLRRWDDTAKEEGKATPDLDHYMEIVERQVRAA; from the coding sequence ATGGCATTGACGGTTGAACAGATCCACGGGCTGTATCGCGAGCATGGTCATGTGGCCTACAGCGGGGAGCCCGTGACCCAGCTCGAGCATGCGCTGCAGAGCGGATTGCTGGCGGAGGCGGCGGGGGCCGGCGAAGCGCTGGTCGCGGCGGCGTTCCTGCATGACCTCGGGCATCTGCTGAATCGCCAGGGAGAGACGCCGAGCGCGCGCGGGATCGACGATCTGCATCAGTATTACGTGCTGCCGTTCCTGCGGCCGCTGTTTTCCGATGCGGTGCTGGAACCGATCCGGTTGCACGTCGACGCGAAGCGCTGCCTGTGCCGCACGGACGCCGGCTACTTCGAGAGCCTGTCGCCGGACTCGGTGCGCAGCCTCGCGCTGCAGGGCGGCATCTTCAGTGAAGAGGAGACGGCGGCGTTCCTGCAGCGCCCGTTCGCGGAGGACGCGCTGCGCCTGCGCCGCTGGGACGATACGGCGAAGGAAGAAGGAAAGGCGACGCCGGATCTCGATCACTATATGGAGATCGTCGAGCGCCAGGTGCGCGCGGCCTGA
- a CDS encoding DHA2 family efflux MFS transporter permease subunit, whose protein sequence is MTDNSAQGGRTTDFLPYLVAATFFMEYLDTTVIATALPQMARSFGVGPNALSLGMTAYMLALAVFIPISGWIADRYGSRTVFASAIVVFTGASVLCGLSDGVVTFTAARLLQGVGGAMMVPVGRMIVVRSTEKARLMRAIATITWPGIVAPVVGPPIGGFITTYASWRWIFLLNVPFGIAALVCTWLIVRNTRADEQRPLDWVGFVLAGGALTCLLIGTEAAGQQDVHFTRAAVLVGASVLFGMAAWLHARRCAHPLLDFTTLKVPTFSVTVITGSITRMAINAVPYLLPLLFQIGFGLSPFQSGLLLLASALGNLGMKAGTSWILDRFGFRRVALVDVTIVGIFTIACGWLTASTPLTITLLVVFVYGLTRSMQFTTLATLAYADIPAQQTSAASTLWSAAQQMTIGMGIAFGALSLRLAALVRGDAAGMHYVLDDFRWAFVAAGVLALLTLPGYARLASDAGDRLRANMARG, encoded by the coding sequence ATGACTGACAACTCCGCCCAAGGTGGTCGGACGACCGACTTCTTGCCGTATCTCGTCGCCGCAACGTTCTTCATGGAGTACCTCGACACGACCGTGATTGCGACCGCGCTACCGCAAATGGCGCGCTCGTTCGGCGTCGGGCCGAACGCGCTGAGCCTCGGGATGACGGCCTACATGCTTGCGCTTGCGGTGTTCATCCCGATCAGCGGCTGGATCGCGGATCGCTATGGATCGCGCACGGTGTTCGCCAGTGCAATCGTCGTCTTTACCGGCGCGTCGGTGCTGTGCGGGCTGTCCGATGGCGTCGTGACGTTCACGGCTGCGCGCCTGCTGCAGGGCGTCGGCGGGGCGATGATGGTGCCGGTCGGGCGGATGATCGTCGTGCGCAGCACCGAGAAGGCGAGGCTGATGCGTGCGATCGCGACGATTACGTGGCCGGGCATCGTCGCGCCCGTCGTCGGGCCGCCGATCGGCGGCTTCATCACGACCTACGCGTCATGGCGATGGATCTTCCTGCTGAACGTCCCGTTCGGCATAGCCGCGCTCGTCTGTACCTGGCTGATCGTCCGCAACACGCGGGCAGACGAGCAACGGCCGCTCGACTGGGTCGGCTTCGTGCTGGCCGGTGGCGCATTGACTTGTCTGCTGATCGGCACCGAAGCGGCCGGCCAGCAGGACGTGCACTTCACGCGTGCGGCCGTTCTGGTCGGCGCGAGCGTGCTGTTCGGCATGGCCGCGTGGTTGCATGCGCGACGTTGCGCGCATCCGCTGCTTGATTTCACGACGCTGAAGGTGCCGACGTTCTCGGTGACGGTGATCACCGGCTCGATCACGCGGATGGCGATCAACGCCGTGCCGTACCTGCTGCCGCTGCTGTTCCAGATCGGCTTCGGGCTGTCGCCGTTCCAGTCCGGCCTGCTGCTGCTCGCGAGCGCGCTCGGCAATCTCGGCATGAAGGCGGGAACGTCGTGGATTCTCGACCGCTTCGGTTTCCGGCGCGTCGCGCTCGTGGACGTGACGATCGTCGGCATCTTCACGATCGCGTGCGGATGGCTGACTGCATCGACGCCACTGACGATCACGCTGCTCGTCGTATTCGTCTACGGGCTGACGCGGTCGATGCAGTTCACGACGCTCGCGACGCTGGCCTATGCGGATATCCCGGCTCAGCAGACGAGCGCGGCCAGCACGTTGTGGAGCGCTGCGCAGCAGATGACGATCGGGATGGGGATCGCGTTCGGTGCGTTGTCGCTGCGGCTCGCGGCGCTGGTGCGTGGCGATGCGGCCGGCATGCATTATGTACTCGACGATTTCCGCTGGGCGTTCGTCGCTGCAGGCGTGCTCGCATTGCTGACGTTGCCGGGCTACGCACGGCTGGCCTCCGATGCGGGCGACCGGCTGCGGGCGAATATGGCGCGAGGGTAG
- a CDS encoding 2OG-Fe(II) oxygenase, producing MNIADLQPAVESLDLAQRVDAIDWTTVDAELDRYGCARVPGLISASECDGLASLYPRDALYRSRVVMARHGFGRGEYKYFAYPLPAVVAELRTTIYPHLAPIANRWNKALGIDVRYPKDQATFLDRCHAAGQTRPTPLILQYGPDDYNCLHQDLYGEHVFPLQVAILLSAPGRDFTGGEFVLTEQRPRMQSRAEVVPLTQGDAVIFAVHGRPVQGTRGVYRVNLRHGVSRIRSGHRHTVGIIFHDAQ from the coding sequence GTGAACATTGCCGATCTGCAACCTGCCGTCGAATCGCTGGACCTCGCGCAACGTGTCGACGCAATCGACTGGACGACCGTCGATGCCGAACTCGATCGCTACGGATGCGCGCGTGTGCCGGGCCTGATCTCGGCGAGCGAGTGCGACGGGCTCGCATCGCTCTATCCGCGGGATGCGCTCTATCGTTCGCGCGTCGTGATGGCGCGGCACGGATTCGGGCGCGGCGAATACAAGTATTTCGCGTACCCGCTGCCTGCGGTCGTCGCCGAACTGCGCACGACGATCTACCCGCATCTCGCGCCGATCGCGAATCGCTGGAACAAGGCGCTCGGAATCGACGTCCGCTATCCGAAAGACCAGGCGACATTCCTCGATCGCTGCCACGCAGCGGGACAGACACGACCGACGCCGCTGATCCTTCAATACGGTCCCGACGACTACAACTGCCTCCATCAGGACCTGTATGGCGAACACGTCTTTCCGCTCCAGGTCGCGATCCTGCTGTCGGCGCCAGGACGCGATTTCACGGGAGGGGAGTTCGTGTTGACGGAACAGCGGCCACGCATGCAATCGCGTGCGGAAGTGGTGCCGCTGACGCAAGGCGACGCAGTGATCTTCGCCGTGCACGGCAGGCCCGTGCAGGGAACGCGCGGCGTCTATCGCGTCAACCTGCGCCACGGCGTAAGCCGGATCCGAAGCGGTCACCGCCACACGGTCGGCATCATCTTCCATGACGCACAGTGA